The DNA segment GAATAATGCTTTTATCCTTTCGAAGTGCATCGAATTCCATGATTGATTCCATGACCTTTCCAGTTCCGGTCAATGCGAATTCCTTGAGTCCTGACTTGGCTTCCTCATGATAATGAAGGGGAGCTATGAGATCATGAATCTCGCTTCCGATGGCCTCTTCATTGGACCAGCCGAACATGGTCTCCGCAGCAGGGCTCCAGAAGAGGACAATACCCTTGGCGTCCACCATAACCAGTGAATCATAGGAAGCCTCTGCCATGGCCTTGATTTTGGCCTGTTCGTTTCGGAGTTTCTCACGAGCCACTGCGCGTTCCGTAACATCAAGGATCGTTCCCGTGGTGCGTATAAGTTTCCCGGCAGTATCGTATTCTCCTTTTCCTTGCCCATGAATGACCCGTATTTCCTTGTTGGGACGAACTATTTTGTGCTCGCGCGAATACGGTTCCTGGTTGAGTATTGCATCATGGAATTCCTTTTCGACCGTTTCTCTGTCAATCGGGTGGACCATGGAAAAAAACTCTTCGGTTACGGGAGTGACATCCTCTTTGGCGACTCCCAGTATTCGATAGACCTCATCGGACCACCATAAACGATCTGTCCTGACATCCAATTCCCAGCTTCCAAGACGTGCTATGGCTTGTGCTTCATTCAGGCTTTTCCGTGTTCGTTGTATTTCGTGGTTCTTTTTCATCCCCTTGTAGGTGAGAACCAGGGTGATCGCTGTAAATGAGGCAAGTAAAAGCCGGGAATACGGCGAGATAGGACTGGATGTAATCCAACCCTCTTTGGGAACGGCTGCTATGATCCAACTTCCGGACGGAAGATTGACAGACATCTTTATCGATTCGGACTCCGGTGAAAAGAGCGTTCCCCGCCCTTTGAAGATTTCGCCATGCTCACCTTGCCCATCAACTCCACGAAGAGCTATGTCCAGGTCTTTCAGCCCGGAAAAATTCACTCTTTCAAAAAGTTGATCTGCATCAATGACAGCAGAAACTATCCCCCAGAACTTTTCTTTCGTGCCCTCTCGAACGACTACCGGTGCCCTTCCTATAAGGCCCGTCCCGCCCTGGATGAGAGAGAGTGGTCCGGCTACGAGCATTTTCCCAGAGTCTCGTACGTGTTTGACCTGAGGCCACTGCTTGGGAAGGGTCCGGTAATCAACTCCGATGATTTTTTCATTACCTTTAATGGGATAGACAAAAGACATGATCAAATCTGGAGCTGCTCCGATATTTTTCAAGAGTGTTTTTGAGTGAAGAGCCCCGTATGCATACTGGGTGAATTTTTTCTGGTCGATATCCGGAGTGACGGAAATGAAGTCAGCAACACCATGGATGGTCGTCAGATTGTCGACGATTTCTTTTTCTATGTTTGCCCTGAGTGTCGCTATTTGCAGAGAGACGGCGACTCGCTGTTCATTTCTGTTTTTATGGGCAAGTTGCAGCTCAATGACATCCTCCAGCGCAAGTGCAGCTATGATTATCAGGGCTGCGATGAATGAAAATGATTTCAGCATGACAATAGATCCTCTGGGTAACTTGCAGTCAATTATAGGTCATGACCAACTCACATAAAAGACAATGTCCATGATTATGCGTTAAGACAAAACGAAGAGGGTATATTTTGTCATCTGTCGATACATGACCGTCACTGGCAAGACCTTCTCTGCATTATGGTGTTCTCCCGGAATGTTCTCTTTTGAAATAAATCTCTAAAATTCTCATCGCGACTGAAAAAGGAAGTCGAGCTGATGGAAATGATCAGCTTCTTGGAGTTGTTGATTCATTTATGGCTAAAAACGCTCAAAGGTATCATCGTCCATATCGTTCATTCCCATATCCATTTCTATTCCCAGTGGCTGAGGTTGCGCAGGAGCTGTGGCGGAATGCGAAGGCGGTGCTTTTGTCGTTTCTTTTTGGGGCAAAGTGGTATGGCGGATATGGAAAAAGCCTATTGCCTGTTCAAGTTGCATGGCTTGGGAGGAGAGTTCTTCCGCCGTGGAGGCAATTTCTTCGGATGATCCCGCATTGGCTTGGACAACGTTGTCCAGTTGCTGCAACGCGGTATTGATTTCTGTCGCACCGACATTCTGTTCGTTGCTGGCAGCAGTTATTTCCTGAACCAACTCTGCTGTTTGTTCAATGTTGGGGACTATGGTGGCCAGCATGCCTCCTGCCTTCTTCGCAACATCAACACTTGAAGCGGACAACTCGCCAATCTCCGCAGCTGCCGATCCACTTCGCTCGGCGAGCTTTCGGACCTCTGCGGCCACAACGGCAAAGCCTTTCCCTTGCTCGCCTGCACGGGCTGCTTCAATAGCCGCATTGAGAGCAAGGAGATTGGTTTGTCGCGCTATTTCTTCAATAATTGATATCTTTTCGGCGATAAGCCTCATTGCTTCCACTGTTTGTTTGACGGCTTCCCCTCCACGCTTCCCTTCGCTGGCTGTTTTTCTGGCGATATCTTCTGTCTTACTTGAACTTTCCGTGTTTTGGCTAATACTGGAGGACATTTCCTCCATGGCGCTCGAGACCTCTTCCACTGCCGAGGCTTGTTGCGTTGCTCCATGACTCAGTGTTTCTGAAGAACTTGCCAATTCTTCACTCCCGGCGGCAACGCTTCCGGCTGCATCCTGAACATCCCGAACAATGCTATTGAGCTTGTCGATCATGTGATTCATGGATCGACTCATCTGTCCGATTTCATCGTTGCGTTCAACATCAATAGTGACAGTCAGATCGCCTTTGGCAAGAGCTTCAGCCACATCTGCACTCTTTTTCATGGCAACGCTGACTCTTGTCGAGACGATAAAAGTGAGGATCAGGGAGATGACAATAAAGAAAAGGGCCACAATGACATAGATGATCACGGTTTTGTTGATCGTATCGCCGAAATCGGCGACCTCTTTTTCTATGCGCATGAACTCGAGTTCACCCAGCCTGTCAATGGAACTTCTCATCTTTTCAAAATGCTCTGTCCCTTCGGTCAGAGCTTGGAGTTTCATCAAGTTATTCTCAAGGTTGGCCTGGGTCAACGAGACTGCAGCCTTGCTGTGTGTTTCCCAGCCGGAAAAAAGTTCGTTGAAATCGGTCTTGAGCGCCTCAGCATCATTGCCGACGAGGTCCGCTCCTTGATTGACTCTGGATTTGGTCTGTCCAACATTCTCGACCCATGTCTTGGCCAAATCATGAATTTTATCAGGATCGGAGAGTTTGGTTATCAGTAGTTGAGCGACGTACGCCTGATAGGCGTCTCTGTCCGCATTCAGGACTTTGGAAAGGGCGGTTTCAAGTCTTCGCCTTTGGGTCGGATCAATCTCTGTTGCGGCAAGCTTATTGTCGATGATCTGACCCAGTTTATCGATGATATCCCGCATGGAATCGAAAGAAGCCAAAGCCTGTTTCTCTTCTTCATCACGTTGAAGATTGCCTGCCAAGGTCTTCTGAGCCAGATCAAAAAGTGTTGTGTTACTTTGTTTCCATTGGGCATAGTTGCTTTTGAATTCATTCAAAGAACCCAGCATGTTCGGAGTAAAATTTTTGGAAGGTCCAATAATTCTATCCCATGTTTGCTGTGTGTTTTCCTTATTGGATTCATTTGCAGCCTGGAGTGCTTCGGCAGAGGTTACTTTGATAGAGTTGGTCGCGGCGGCCTCTGCCTGATAGGCATCCCTATCCGCATCAATCATGGTTGCCCGGTCTACGTTCAAAGTGTTTGTTTCGATCATGTGCCCGTTTATGATATAGAAGCTCGTCAATCCTTCAGCCAGGATGATGACAATGGCCGAGATAGGCAGACAGACCATCAAGAGAAGTTTCAGTCGAATACTCACGATGCCTCCTAGAGCAATAATTTCAAGTAGTGCCACGATACACTCGGCGCACCTGATGACAATGATAATGTTTAAGCGAAGAGCAAAGAAAGGTGAAAAAAAGGACTGTTTGTGGGCGCAGGAGGAAAATTTCCATTCTTCAGCGAAGAATGGAGTGAGAAAGGACTGTGTTCGGAAAGCGGTTGTGCGGGAAGAGCGCGTCTGAAAACATCTCTCAGAAAAAAGGCTTTCTCAAAAAAGAAGAAAGGCCTCATGGCGGTGATTGAGGCCTTTCGGGGGGATTCCCAGCGAAATACGCCGGGAAAGAATGTTCATCGATTCCCTCTATGCCTTGCATTTTCTGGAATCACAATAGGGAAATTTCCTGATCCCGCTCGATATATCGGGATATTTCCCCAGGAAAAGGCGTATTGAGGCCCTTAAATATAAAAAGTAATATTTCAGGTGTGTTGGGTCTGAAAAAAATATTCTGCGGAGAAGGTGCGTGCTGGTACTGTTTTGGTCGGGGGGGGCACTGCTTCTTTGCTTTGAGCAGGCTCAGTTGCTGAGGCTGGGAGTTGAGTGTCTCTGCGCGAAAAGGATTTGTACTGAGAAAGACTTTTGATTGAGCAGTCTTTAGGAGTCGCTTTTATCAATGCCACGAGTGGCGAATTGAAAAAAATACCCAAGGGGACAGGACTGCTCTCTTCTGCTCAATCAAAAGCGCGTTCTCCTCACCGTGTTTCCGAAGGGGAGAGCGTCTTTTTCTCAATTAATTCTCAGGAGATTCAAACGGATCATGCCTCTGGCGATGCTAGGCGTCATTCAAGAGTTTTTTTGCAATGTCAAGATCGTAGAGGGCCAGGGGATTGCGGCCGGTTTCACGTTCTTTGTACATTGCGGCAGCCTGTTGGATGGCTGGATAGGGAACCCATTGATGTTTTTCCCAGATGACTGGTTCAGAGGGATTATAGAGGCGGAATTCTATGGTACCGTTGTTTTCTCGAACGTACATATGTACTTCGGGGTGTTGCAGGGACGGAGTATAGTAGGTGCCACGTTCATCTTTCATTCTTTATCTCCCTGGGCAAATCCGAATCGGATCGAGTCGCCCACTTCATATACATTGATATTCATTGTCCGAAGCAAAACCCGCAATGGTCTGCCAAAAAGAAAGTCTGTTGTGTCTGCTGCCATGCCACTTTTTTCCGTCACCAGTCGGCGAAGTTCGCGGTCGAAGAGCACCATCTCCATGAGATCGGCTCCGGCTGGCGCATTGCCCTCACGCGCTTTTTTTGCCGTCTCTTCCATGAGCAGGGGATTACATTTGGCATTATGCTCTTCGATAAGTTCCAGAAGCGGATGTCCTTTTGGCAGGAGATCCGATCGGGTCAGCCTCTCCTTGTCATATATGGCGGCAAGGGGGGCTGTATCACGGCAAAAAAGTTCTTCGCACTCAATCGGTCGGGTGTCGTACATGCCGCATGCCCGTCCTTCTGGACTGTAAAAGGTGCAGGTCCATTTGCCGTCGCGCCCTTTGATCTTGAGTATTTCCTCTGTCAATGGGAGGACGTTCTCAGCTATTTGGTCATAGGCACGCTCTCCGGGCCTGAGGGTCACTATGTCGGCAAGCGGGATAGTGCCATCTTCTATGAGAGGCAAATCCTGGGCATGCAAAGCCGGTCCCCCATTGCGGCAACAGTCTCCGCAACGTCGGCATCCTGTGGTGTTATCATTTGAATTTTGCAAGTTTGTGTTGCTCCTCAAATCCTTTTCGGGTATCGATTATTTCGGTCCATAACCTGCTGCCAAGGACCGATACTCTGCCTAGGCTGCAATGGCAAGTCAAAGCATGGTCGAATAGAACTGGTCGCAGGGCGGGCGTTGGGCCTGCAAGGTGAGGATTGGCAATGCTTTTTGGGCAATTACCGGTTGACAGAAAACCGGAGTGTCCAGTACATTGACGACCCTGCATACCTTGTGAATAGTGGCGCAAATGTCCTGTTCAACGCATAAATGCGTAATGTAGCAAAGGTGTCCGGGCTCCGGGATTATATCCTGTTGCAGGCCCGGATTATAATGGTTGATGGCAACATCTTAATCAAACAATGGAGGTTAAGGGAATGGCGAAACACAAAACTCCTCTGTTGGATCAGCTGGAAAGCGGCCCGTGGCCCAGCTTTGTATCCGACATCAAGTGGGAGGCTGAAAACCGAGCCAAGAATGAAAAAGGTCTTGACTACCAGGTAGCAGTTGACTGCCCTGAAGATCTGCTCGGCGTTCTTGAAATGTCTTACACCGATGGTGAGACTCACTGGAAACACGGCGGCATCGTCGGTGTCTTCGGTTACGGCGGCGGCGTTATTGGCCGTTACTGTGACCAGCCCGAAATGTTCCCCGGCGTGGCTCACTTCCACACTGTTCGCGTGGCTCAGCCCATGGGCATGTGGTACAAGACCGACTTCCTGCGCTCCTTGATGGACATCTGGGACCTGCGCGGTTCCGGTCTGACCAACATGCACGGCGCCACCGGTGACGTTGTCCTGCTTGGTACATCCACCCCGCAGCTCGAAGAAATCTTCTGGGAACTGACCCACAATCTGGACGCCGACCTCGGTGGTTCCGGCTCCAACCTGCGTACTCCTGCTTCCTGCATGGGTATGTCTCGTTGCGAGTATGCTTGTTACGATGCTCAGGAGCTTTGCTACAACCTGACCATGGAATACCAGGATGAGCTGCACCGTCCTGCATTCCCGTACAAGTTCAAATTCAAGTTTGATGGTTGCCCCAACGGTTGTGTCGCATCCATCGCTCGTTCCGACATGGCCTTTATTGGTACCTTCAAGGGTGCTATCAAGATCGATCAGGAAGTTGTTGCAGCTTATGTTGGTGGCGAAATCGCTCCTAACGCAGGTGCTCATGCCGGTCGTGACTGGGGTGCTTTCGACATCAAGAAAGAAGTTGTCGACCTGTGCCCGTCCCAGTGCCTGTCCTACGAGGACGGAAAACTGGTCATGGATCACAAAGAATGTGTCCGTTGCATGCACTGCATCAACACCATGCCTCAGGCCCTGAAGATTGGTGATGAGCGTGGGCTCTCCATCTTGTGCGGCGCTAAAGCTCCGATCCTCGACGGTCCCCAGATGGGTTCCCTGCTCGTTCCCTTCATCGAAGCCGATAAGGATGACGATTTCCAGGCCATCAAGGACATCATTGAAAACGTTTGGGACTGGTGGATGGACGAAGGTAAGAACCGTGAGCGTATCGGTGAAACCATGAAGCGTCTGGGCTTTGCTGCCCTGGCTGATGCCGCTGGCATCGCCGCTGATCCCCGCCACGTTCAGGAACCCCGCCACAACCCCTACATCTTCTGGAAAGCTGATGATGTTAAGGGTGGTTGGGACCGTGATCTTGCTGCTTTCCGTGAACGCCACCAGCGCTAAATATTGGAGGAAAATAACATGGCTTTCATTTCTTCCGGATACAATCCAAGCAAACCGATGGAAGGTCGCATCTCCGACATCGGTCCTCGCCACTTCAGCGAGTTCCTGCCCCCGGTCATTGCGAAAAACTTCGGTAAGTGGGAATACCACGAGATCCTCGAGCCGGGCGTTCTGTGCCACACAGCAGAATCCGGCGACAAGGCATACACCGTTCGTTGCGGTTCCGCCCGTTTGGTCTCCGTTTCCTACGTTCGTGAACTGTGTGATATCGCCGACAAATTCTGCGGCGGACATCTCCGTTTCACCACTCGTAACAACGTCGAATTCATCCTCGACGACAAACAGGCTGCCCTGGACCTGAAGGCATACCTCAACAGCCAGAAGTTTGAGGGTGGTTCTTACAAGTTCCCGGTCGGCGGTACCGGCGCTGGTGTGACCAATATTGTTCACACTCAGGGTTGGGTCCACTGCCACACTCCCGCAACTGACGCTTCCGGTACTGTCAAGGTCACCATGGATGCTGTCTTCGACCAGTTCCAGGACATGAAGCTGCCCGCTCCTGTGCGCATCTCCATGGCTTGCTGCCTGAACATGTGCGGCGCTGTTCACTGCTCTGACATCGCAATTCTCGGTGTTCACCGCAAACCGCCCCTCATTGACCACGAGTACCTGGACAACCTTTGTGAAATTCCTTTGGCCGTTGCTGCCTGCCCCACCGGCGCAGTCCGCCCGACCAAAGTCGAGCTTGAAGGCAAGACCTACAAGACCGTTGCTATTAAGGAAGAGCGCTGCATGTTCTGTGGTAACTGCTACACCATGTGCCCCTCCCTGCCTCTGTCTGATGGTGAAGGCGACGGAATCGCGATCATGGTTGGTGGAAAGATCTCCAACCGTATCACCAAACCTTCCTTCTCCAAGGTCGTTGTGCCTTTCGTCCCGAACGAACCGCCCCGTTGGCCTACAATGACCAAGGTCATCAAGAAGATCCTGGAAGTGTACGCTGAAGAGGCCAATAAATACGAACGCCTGGGCGACTGGGCCAACCGTATTGGCTGGGAACGTTTCTTCGAGAAGTGCGAGCTGGAATTCTCCGCTCACCTGATCGATGATTTCCGTGATCCGGCTTACTACACCTGGCGTCAGACCACTCAGTTCAAGTGGTAAGATAATAAGTTCAGGGGTACGGCATTGAGCCGTACCCCGACTTTTTAAAAGAAGGAGTCCATCATGGCACTCGATCCTGAAGCTGCAAAAGCTGAAATTATTGCTTTTTGTGAGTCGAAGTCTAAGAACAAATCCAAGTTCTACTTCAATGACTTCTCGAAGCTTTTCCCTGATGAGAAGACTCGTGCAGTCAAAAAGCTCCTGACCCAGTTGGTTCAGGAAGAAAAAATGGTGTTCTGGTCCTCTGGGTCCACCACCATGTACGGCCTGGCCGGTGCCGGCAAGCAGGCTGCTTCCGAAGGCGAAGACTAGATCTTTCGCCCATTCGGGAATTCAGGCCTTGCCCGTCATAGAGCCGGGCAAGGCTTTTCTTGATTCTGGAGCCGGATACAGGCAGTCTCTTTCCGGAAGAGTCCCAATTCGGCAAAAAAAGCAATCGCGAAACGGAATTTCCCTCCACTTTTCTTGATTTCACCCCGTTTCGACTGGTCTTATCAGGCCGTTACTTCAGGCATAAATCACGTGTCATATTCAACTCCACGATTCATCCTCGCCGGGCTTTCCGGTGGCACAGGTAAGACAATTGTCTCCCTCGGTCTCGCACGCGCTTTCACCCGCCGTGGTTTGAAAGTCGCCCCATTTAAAAAGGGACCGGATTATATTGATGCCAAATGGCTCGGGCTGGCAGCGGGCTGTGCGTGTTCGAATCTCGATCCATATTTTCATACAGATGCAATCCTGCATTCTCTGCTTTGGCATAAGGCAGAAGGACGGGATATTTCTCTCATAGAAGGGAACCGTGGTCTTTTTGACGGAAAAGATGAGCGAGGCTCCTGTTCGACGGCAGAGCTGGCTCGGATGTTGGAGACCCCGGTCATTCTGACCATTGATTGCACCAAGATGACACGCACGGTTGCCGCTATTGTCCAGGGATGTGTCGGATTTGAATCCGGTATGCAGTTGGCCGGTGTCATCCTCAATCGAACTGCGGGAGAGCGCCATCGTTCCATTTTATCAAAAAGTATAGAAACTCATACGGATATTCCAGTGCTGGGCATGCTGCCCAAGGTGGCCCACAATCCGATCCCCGAGCGTCATATGGGCTTGATGTCGGATCAGGAATATGATGGGGCGGTCTATGGTAATGAGCAAAAAGCCCTTGAGAGCATAGCTGATTTAGCAGAGGAGTGGCTTGATCTCGATGCCATTGCTGGAATAGCCAGAAGTGCTCCTGATATTGCTTCGCCGGAAAAGGCTTTGTTTCCAGATGCTTCCAGCAAGGGAAAAGTTCGTATTGGGTATGTTCATGATGCAGCACTTTGGTTTTACTATCCGGAGAATCTTGAGGCGTTAGAGCATGCTGGTGCAGAGTTGGTTCGTCTCAGTCTGTTGTCGGGTGCGCCGTGGCCTGAGTTGGATGGATTGTATCTGGGTGGAGGTTTTCCGGAGATGTTCGCTCAACGTATTTCTGAAAATACAATGGCACTTCAGGCCATCAAAATGTTGGCGGTGTCAGGGCGACCTATTTATGCGGAATGTGGCGGCTTTATGGTTCTATGTGATTTCCTGGAGTATGGCGGACACACCTTCCCTATGACAGGGGTCTTTCCTGTGGGGACCACATTTTGCGAGCGGCCACAAGGTTTGGGGTATACAGAAGCCGTTTCAATCAGGGAAACTCCTTTCTATTCTGAAGGAGCGGTGGTCCGAGGACATGAATTTCATTATTCCGTCTGCCTCGATCATGCATCTAAAGAGCTTGATTTTACAATGAAAATGCTCCGAGGCAAGGGGATTTTAGAAAGCCAAGACGGACTCCTTTATCAAAAGACGCTTGCGGGGTATAATCATACCCATGCTCTGGCCGTTCCTGATTGGGCACCTCGTTTTGTTGCAGCGGCCCAAAGCGGAAAGGAGCTTTCTTGAAAGACCTGTCATGAATGAAAAGTGAGAATATGGAATATTTCAAAAAACTATACGAAAAACGAGGTGGACAGGGCGCTCCGGCTCCTTCTTTTACCACAGATTGGCCGTGGCTGATCCTTTATGGAGCGTGCGTCTATTTGGTCGTTTTCTTTTTCAGATTCGGGTTTGCCGACCGGTGGGATGCCTCTGAATTATGGGTCAATGGGGAACGGATTCTTGCTACCCATGATGCCTATTTCTGGTTGGCAAAAGCCAAGGGCATAGGGAGTCTTGCCGGGTATCCGCTTGCTCAGGCCGCCCACTTCATACACTCTGTCACTGGTGTGGGACTGGGAACGCTCGGCTTTTGGGCCCCCGCTTTCATGGGAGCTTGTGTCGGAGTTATCTGTTTCCTGTGGGGCTGGCTTATCAGCGGCAAACAGGGCGGTATCATTGCGGGTGTCATTGGGAGTCTCACTCCTGGCTTCTTCTATAGAAGCCGTTTGGGATACTTTGATACGGATATGTTCACGCTGCTTATGCCCATGTTCGTTGCATGGCTTTTGGCCGTATGGTCCTTGAATCATACTCGGTTTTCCTGGGACTGGGAAGGAGGCGCAGAAGAGAACTCTCGACAAAGCCGCATGAAGTTCGGGTTGTGGCAGGCTTTCTCCTTTGGTGTTCTCACCCGATTCTGTCTTGTCTGGCATATTGATATCGCAAATGTCTGTGTTTTATATTTCCTTTTCACCACCGTCTATGTGTTAGTTCGTGGAGAAAAAGGGCAGAGGACACACGCTATTCATGAGTTGGGCATCTTTATGCTGGCTGCTTTTCCGGGAGCGGCGTACGGGCAGCTCTGGCTTTTCCCTTCATTGTATGCGCCGTTTACCCATCTTTTCCAGGTGACGCCGTTTATTTATTCAACAATTATGGGAATTGGCTTCGCTCTTCTTTATCTGATTGCTGTGAACATTGGTCGTTCCAGAAACTCGTCCTGGGTCAAAAATCCGATACTCTGTGGTGCCATTTTTTTGGTGTTGATCTATTTGGTGAATCTTATTGTTGCACCCTTCCCAGCCATTTTTGAAAAACTTGCAGGATACCTGACTCCCACAGCCCCGCATGGGGAGGCAAGTGGGACGGAAGCCCTTGGTCCGATTTATCCGTCCATTGTCCAGAGCATCATAGAGGCAAAAAGAGTTGCGCTTTCAATTATTCTTGAGAGAGGGTTGTTTGAAGCATGGCTTGGAGGGCTTGCGTTATTGATGACTGTGGGCGTTGTCATTGTCCGTCCTGTTGCAGTCTTTTTATTGCCGTTGATCGTGTTACATCTTGCCAGTGTCAAGCTGGGGGTCCGGTTCTCCATGTTTGGCGGTGCTGCGTTGAGTGTTTGCTTTGGCGTTGGGGTTTACTGGATTTCTAAGAAGGCTTTTTCCGGTTTGCCTCTCAAAAAATGGTTCATCCTTGGTTCCCAATGCCTGGTTGCCGCGCTTTTTCTCTGGTTTATTCATGGGCGGTATTCAAAGATTCCGCTCACCCCTGTTATCCCTGCTCTTCATGCGGAAGCGCTGGTTGAGTTGGCGGCGCATTCCTCGCCGGATTCCGTGGTCTGGACCTGGTGGGACTGGGGCTATGCCACACAATACTATGCAGGGCGCAATACTGTTGCAGATGGTGGTAAACACGCCGGGCGGGATGTTTATCCACTGGCGTTTGCCTTGACGACAGACTCCCCGAAAAAAGCCAATGGCATGATAGCTTTCAGTTCCCAATATCCTGGCGAGGGCCGTGATTGGGTCGGGCTGTATCCTGCCCGTCAGTGGGATTCCATTCCCCGGTCAAAGTTGTCGGAAACTCTTGATGAGCAGATATCCAAGGAAACGTATCCGGCGCGGCCGGGCCAATTTCTGGTTGTGACCTGGAAAGACATCAGAATAGCGCAATGGATTACCTATTTCGGGAATTGGAATCTTCAAACAGGGACAACGAAGCAGGCCGCCATCGGCAGTTATGATCCGGGAAAGCTTGGGGTCAATGTGCAACGCGGAGCCATCATGACCCGAAACGGGAATGGTGGTTTGGTTCGGGATATCGCTGTTCTTGGGTCTGGTGCTGTTGAGAGAAAGGAATACTTCATGAATAGCATGTCGCCAAGACTGCTTCCTGTCAAAAGGCATCTCCTTGTCAATAGTGTCTCCAAACAGTGCGTCCTCATGGATAGGCTTGCTTACAGAAGCATGTTGACCCGCCTGTTGATCGGTGATCCTGACGACCCGGAGATTAGCAAATATTTCAAATTAGTCGTGGATAAATTGCCCTTTGCAAGAATCTACGAAGTCATACAATAACAAAGAGAGTACATATGACCATT comes from the Pseudodesulfovibrio piezophilus C1TLV30 genome and includes:
- a CDS encoding cobyrinate a,c-diamide synthase — encoded protein: MSYSTPRFILAGLSGGTGKTIVSLGLARAFTRRGLKVAPFKKGPDYIDAKWLGLAAGCACSNLDPYFHTDAILHSLLWHKAEGRDISLIEGNRGLFDGKDERGSCSTAELARMLETPVILTIDCTKMTRTVAAIVQGCVGFESGMQLAGVILNRTAGERHRSILSKSIETHTDIPVLGMLPKVAHNPIPERHMGLMSDQEYDGAVYGNEQKALESIADLAEEWLDLDAIAGIARSAPDIASPEKALFPDASSKGKVRIGYVHDAALWFYYPENLEALEHAGAELVRLSLLSGAPWPELDGLYLGGGFPEMFAQRISENTMALQAIKMLAVSGRPIYAECGGFMVLCDFLEYGGHTFPMTGVFPVGTTFCERPQGLGYTEAVSIRETPFYSEGAVVRGHEFHYSVCLDHASKELDFTMKMLRGKGILESQDGLLYQKTLAGYNHTHALAVPDWAPRFVAAAQSGKELS
- a CDS encoding STT3 domain-containing protein encodes the protein MEYFKKLYEKRGGQGAPAPSFTTDWPWLILYGACVYLVVFFFRFGFADRWDASELWVNGERILATHDAYFWLAKAKGIGSLAGYPLAQAAHFIHSVTGVGLGTLGFWAPAFMGACVGVICFLWGWLISGKQGGIIAGVIGSLTPGFFYRSRLGYFDTDMFTLLMPMFVAWLLAVWSLNHTRFSWDWEGGAEENSRQSRMKFGLWQAFSFGVLTRFCLVWHIDIANVCVLYFLFTTVYVLVRGEKGQRTHAIHELGIFMLAAFPGAAYGQLWLFPSLYAPFTHLFQVTPFIYSTIMGIGFALLYLIAVNIGRSRNSSWVKNPILCGAIFLVLIYLVNLIVAPFPAIFEKLAGYLTPTAPHGEASGTEALGPIYPSIVQSIIEAKRVALSIILERGLFEAWLGGLALLMTVGVVIVRPVAVFLLPLIVLHLASVKLGVRFSMFGGAALSVCFGVGVYWISKKAFSGLPLKKWFILGSQCLVAALFLWFIHGRYSKIPLTPVIPALHAEALVELAAHSSPDSVVWTWWDWGYATQYYAGRNTVADGGKHAGRDVYPLAFALTTDSPKKANGMIAFSSQYPGEGRDWVGLYPARQWDSIPRSKLSETLDEQISKETYPARPGQFLVVTWKDIRIAQWITYFGNWNLQTGTTKQAAIGSYDPGKLGVNVQRGAIMTRNGNGGLVRDIAVLGSGAVERKEYFMNSMSPRLLPVKRHLLVNSVSKQCVLMDRLAYRSMLTRLLIGDPDDPEISKYFKLVVDKLPFARIYEVIQ